In Primulina eburnea isolate SZY01 chromosome 5, ASM2296580v1, whole genome shotgun sequence, a single window of DNA contains:
- the LOC140833047 gene encoding LOW QUALITY PROTEIN: UDP-glucuronate 4-epimerase 6-like (The sequence of the model RefSeq protein was modified relative to this genomic sequence to represent the inferred CDS: deleted 2 bases in 1 codon), producing MQYHTMIGGSSSPPDTSKTTKLERYNSYIRRVNSTKLLQASSKLLFRVTLLVALVLIFFFTLNYPPLSGENHHIHATNNFLSSAYGSGATWEKQVRHSSTPRRPNGFSVLVTGAVGFVGSHCSLALKKRGDGVLGIDNFNSYYDPSLKRARQKLLKKHEIFTVEGDINDAELLTKLFDIVPFSHILHLAAQAGVRYAMQNPLSYVNSNVAGFVNLLEVAKSADPQPAIVWASSSSVYGLNSEVPFSETDRTDQPASLYAATKKAGEEIAHTYNHIYGLSLTGLRFFTVYGPWGRPDMAYFFFTKDILQSKSINVYVTQEDKEVARDFTYIDDIVKGCVGALDTAEKSTGSGGKKRGAAQLRVYNLGNTSPVTVGKLVGILESLLSAKAKKHVIKMPRNGDVPFTHANVSLAYRDFGYKPTTDLATGLRKFVKWYVSYYGIESRVKKESDSSTNEEA from the exons ATGCAATACCATACGATGATCGGCGGCTCATCATCGCCGCCAGACACCAGCAAGACCACCAAGCTCGAGCGCTACAACAGCTACATCCGCCGCGTGAACAGCACCAAACTCCTCCAAGCTTCCTCCAAGCTCCTCTTCCGTGTGACCCTTCTAGTCGCCTTGGTTTTGATCTTCTTCTTCACGCTCAACTACCCGCCTCTCTCCGGCGAAAACCACCACATTCACGCCACCAACAACTTCCTCTCATCCGCT TATGGCAGTGGCGCCACCTGGGAGAAACAGGTCCGCCACTCCTCCACTCCCAGACGGCCAAACGGGTTCTCCGTCTTGGTCACCGGAGCCGTCGGATTTGTTGGATCGCATTGCTCTTTAGCTCTTAAAAAACGCGGGGACGGTGTGCTGGGTATTGATAATTTCAACTCGTACTACGATCCGTCCCTGAAACGGGCCCGGCAAAAGCTGCTAAAAAAGCACGAGATCTTCACTGTGGAAGGGGACATTAACGATGCTGAATTGCTGACCAAATTGTTTGATATCGTCCCGTTTTCGCACATTCTACACTTGGCGGCTCAGGCTGGTGTACGATACGCTATGCAAAACCCACTATCCTACGTCAACTCCAATGTTGCCGGCTTTGTTAATCTACTGGAGGTCGCTAAATCCGCCGATCCTCAGCCGGCAATCGTTTGGGCTTCGTCGAGCTCCGTTTacgggttgaattcggaggttcCATTCTCTGAAACGGATCGTACAGATCAGCCGGCAAGCTTATACGCCGCCACGAAAAAGGCCGGCGAAGAAATCGCCCACACTTACAATCATATATACGGGCTATCCTTAACAGGGTTGAGATTCTTCACCGTGTACGGGCCGTGGGGAAGGCCCGACATGGCGTACTTCTTCTTCACCAAGGACATCCTCCAGAGCAAGTCAATCAATGTCTACGTGACGCAGGAGGACAAGGAGGTGGCGCGTGATTTCACGTACATAGACGACATAGTGAAGGGCTGTGTCGGTGCTCTCGACACGGCGGAGAAGAGCACCGGAAGCGGCGGAAAGAAGCGAGGGGCCGCACAGCTGAGGGTGTACAACCTAGGGAACACCTCTCCGGTAACGGTGGGGAAACTGGTCGGGATTCTGGAGAGTTTGCTGAGCGCGAAGGCGAAGAAGCACGTGATCAAAATGCCTCGAAACGGCGACGTTCCGTTCACGCATGCTAACGTGAGCCTGGCGTACAGGGACTTCGGGTACAAGCCTACCACCGACTTAGCCACCGGATTGAGGAAGTTCGTCAAGTGGTACGTTAGTTATTATGGGATCGAATCGAGGGTAAAAAAGGAAAGTGACTCCTCGACCAATGAGGAAGCATAA